From Pigmentibacter ruber, a single genomic window includes:
- a CDS encoding thymidine kinase, whose protein sequence is MTLKNEVGFLEVICGCMFSGKTEELLRVLKRSFISKQKILVFKHASDIRYSTQEICSHNGQKISAHLVESTSEIFKYDLSEIDVIGIDEVQFFNESVIEDIEKLLAKKIRVVAAGLDLDYRKKPFGYMPHLLAMANKITKLTAICAQCSNDAFYSQRLNNINQLVLVGATDSYEPRCALHHYVPEDKIK, encoded by the coding sequence ATGACTTTGAAAAATGAAGTTGGATTTTTAGAAGTGATTTGCGGATGTATGTTTAGTGGTAAAACAGAAGAATTGTTACGGGTTCTTAAAAGATCCTTTATTTCAAAGCAAAAAATTTTAGTTTTTAAACATGCTTCAGATATTAGATACTCTACCCAAGAAATTTGTAGCCATAATGGACAAAAAATTTCTGCCCATCTTGTTGAAAGTACAAGTGAAATTTTTAAATATGACTTATCTGAAATTGATGTAATAGGAATTGATGAAGTTCAGTTTTTTAATGAAAGTGTTATTGAAGATATTGAAAAACTTTTAGCAAAAAAAATTAGAGTTGTAGCTGCTGGTTTAGATTTAGATTATCGAAAAAAACCATTTGGTTACATGCCACATCTTTTAGCTATGGCAAATAAAATTACAAAATTAACAGCAATTTGTGCTCAGTGCAGCAATGATGCTTTTTATAGTCAACGTTTAAACAATATAAATCAACTTGTATTAGTAGGTGCTACGGATTCTTATGAACCTAGATGTGCTTTGCATCATTATGTACCCGAAGATAAAATCAAATAA
- a CDS encoding 3-deoxy-7-phosphoheptulonate synthase yields MTSINNENFYFPNWHPESWKFCFQKQIPNYKNELSLKYSMNYLKKSEKIVLDQEIIDLKNLYSQAEKGNLFVLQAGDCAETFESCNFDDVKNRIDHLEYLCSLLEENIKKKVVLIGRIAGQYAKPRTEQFEFKNNSKILSYRGDIINSINYSEADRSPDPKRLITAYEKSKQTVNWINKIKKSNLFISHEALLLHYESSLTHYSSFTKDWLDYSAHTLWLGERTREINGAHVEFLKGIGNHIGIKIGPNAKPNEVVELLLLLNPRNSPGKISLITRFGDSPVLENLSEIIFSIQKKQLNVTWISDPMHGNSFKSHTGYKTRNFTNILNELKNTLEIHKKMNSILAGVHLELTYNNVTECTGGECNLQEQDLHLRYETYCDPRLNRSQSIQLINNFSKLYLEHKFFNVVD; encoded by the coding sequence ATGACTTCGATCAATAATGAAAATTTTTATTTTCCTAACTGGCATCCTGAGAGTTGGAAATTTTGTTTTCAAAAACAAATACCAAATTATAAAAATGAATTATCTTTAAAATATTCTATGAATTATTTGAAAAAATCAGAGAAAATAGTTCTTGATCAAGAAATAATAGATTTAAAAAATTTATATTCGCAAGCAGAAAAAGGCAACTTATTTGTTTTGCAAGCAGGCGACTGCGCAGAAACATTTGAAAGTTGTAACTTTGATGATGTTAAAAATAGAATTGATCATTTAGAATATCTTTGTAGTTTACTTGAAGAAAATATTAAAAAGAAAGTAGTTCTAATTGGCAGAATTGCTGGTCAATATGCAAAACCCAGAACAGAACAATTTGAATTTAAAAATAATTCTAAAATACTTTCCTACAGAGGAGACATAATAAACTCCATTAATTATTCTGAGGCTGATCGTTCTCCTGATCCTAAAAGATTAATAACTGCATATGAAAAATCTAAGCAAACCGTAAATTGGATAAATAAAATTAAGAAAAGTAATTTATTTATTTCTCATGAAGCTCTTTTGTTACATTATGAATCTTCTTTAACTCATTACTCTAGTTTTACAAAAGATTGGCTAGACTATTCAGCCCATACGCTTTGGCTTGGCGAAAGAACCCGTGAAATAAACGGTGCGCATGTTGAATTTCTGAAAGGAATTGGAAATCACATAGGAATTAAAATTGGCCCGAATGCCAAACCAAATGAAGTCGTTGAATTGCTCCTTCTTTTAAATCCTAGAAATTCGCCAGGTAAAATAAGTTTAATAACAAGATTTGGAGACTCTCCTGTTTTAGAAAATCTCTCAGAAATAATTTTTTCCATTCAAAAAAAACAATTGAATGTTACTTGGATAAGTGATCCTATGCATGGAAATTCTTTTAAATCTCATACAGGTTACAAGACGAGAAATTTTACTAATATTTTAAATGAATTAAAAAATACCTTAGAAATCCATAAAAAAATGAATTCAATTTTAGCAGGTGTCCATTTAGAGCTCACGTATAACAACGTTACGGAATGCACTGGTGGAGAATGTAATCTTCAAGAGCAAGACTTACATTTGCGATATGAAACCTATTGCGATCCACGCTTAAACAGGTCTCAAAGTATTCAGCTTATTAATAACTTTAGTAAGTTATATCTTGAACACAAATTTTTTAATGTTGTAGATTAA
- a CDS encoding undecaprenyl-diphosphate phosphatase produces the protein MALACPIPVHGHLIDCGFVDLGYFKIIILGIVQGITELLPISSTAHLRIVPAFLGWQDPGTPFTGAVQLASFFAVMIYFRTEIWNIFSGTLKSIKTRNFSSTEFRLGVGIIIGTIPVGVMGLLLKSTLNSPNSPLRSLYVIGAACIFMGALFIIAEKVCKHERDFKRLTFKDCMIVGLAQVAALIPGVSRSGATITAGLFLGLKRETAAAFSFILGVPVIVAAGLKQIHEMHNAGLSAYGWSVLTVGIITASIAAFLAVFGLMKYLEKRSTLIFAWYRLILGFILILGAGFNFIQ, from the coding sequence ATGGCACTTGCATGCCCTATTCCAGTGCATGGACATCTGATAGATTGCGGATTTGTTGATTTGGGCTATTTTAAAATTATTATTTTAGGAATAGTTCAAGGAATAACAGAATTACTTCCAATAAGTAGTACAGCTCATTTACGAATTGTTCCTGCTTTTCTCGGTTGGCAAGATCCCGGAACTCCTTTTACAGGTGCAGTACAATTAGCGAGTTTTTTTGCTGTTATGATTTATTTCAGAACTGAAATATGGAATATTTTTTCTGGAACTTTAAAGAGTATTAAAACTAGAAATTTTTCTTCAACAGAATTTAGACTTGGAGTTGGAATTATTATAGGTACCATACCTGTAGGGGTGATGGGCTTGCTTTTAAAATCTACTTTAAATTCTCCTAATTCACCTTTAAGATCCCTTTATGTTATTGGAGCTGCATGTATTTTTATGGGAGCGTTATTCATAATAGCTGAAAAAGTTTGTAAACATGAAAGAGATTTTAAGCGTTTAACTTTTAAAGACTGTATGATTGTAGGGCTCGCACAAGTTGCTGCTTTGATACCTGGAGTTTCACGATCCGGTGCAACAATCACAGCAGGATTATTTTTGGGACTAAAAAGAGAGACTGCTGCTGCTTTTTCATTTATTTTAGGGGTTCCAGTTATTGTTGCAGCGGGATTAAAACAAATCCATGAAATGCACAATGCAGGTCTTTCTGCTTATGGCTGGAGTGTCCTTACTGTTGGTATTATTACTGCTTCTATTGCTGCATTTTTAGCTGTTTTTGGGCTTATGAAATATTTAGAAAAAAGATCCACTCTAATTTTCGCTTGGTATAGATTAATTTTAGGATTTATTTTAATCTTAGGTGCAGGTTTCAATTTTATACAATAA
- the prfB gene encoding peptide chain release factor 2 (programmed frameshift), which produces MSEIQRTLLGQIQEKFEPIRGIFDTPLKRKRILEIEAESNSDPNFWNDRRKSSTLLKEKKNLEDAILSCENLIKKFGDTLVAIEFGEEGDEQSIKEADDSLQELTKEVNDLETKRLLSGETDRNSAILTINAGAGGTEACDWAQMILRMMLRFCDRKRFKAEVVDELEGDGAGIKNATVTIEGDFAYGILKSENGVHRLVRISPFDSNARRHTSFCSVYVSPIIDDDIQIDIKESDLKVDTYRAGGAGGQHVNRTDSAVRMTHLPTGIVVQSQQQRSQIQNRETCLKLLKAKLYELEISKRQAESKAIEEAKMDNAFGSQIRSYVLHPYKLVKDVRTLAQSSDPNTVLDGEIEEFCLEYLRQYAAGQFKGKGGTEDSDSI; this is translated from the exons ATGAGCGAAATTCAACGCACATTGCTTGGACAAATCCAAGAAAAGTTTGAACCTATTCGG GGTATCTTTGACACTCCATTAAAAAGAAAACGAATTTTAGAAATTGAAGCTGAAAGCAATAGCGATCCTAATTTTTGGAATGACAGAAGAAAATCTTCTACACTTTTAAAAGAAAAGAAAAATCTTGAAGATGCTATTTTATCCTGCGAAAATTTAATTAAAAAATTTGGTGATACCCTTGTTGCAATTGAATTTGGTGAAGAGGGTGATGAGCAGTCTATTAAAGAAGCTGACGATTCTTTGCAAGAGTTAACAAAGGAAGTCAATGATCTTGAAACAAAACGCTTGTTATCGGGGGAAACTGATCGCAACAGCGCAATATTAACAATAAATGCTGGTGCTGGCGGAACTGAAGCATGTGATTGGGCGCAAATGATTCTGCGTATGATGCTTAGATTTTGTGATAGAAAAAGATTTAAAGCCGAAGTTGTAGATGAACTTGAGGGTGATGGTGCTGGAATAAAAAATGCTACTGTAACCATTGAAGGAGATTTTGCTTACGGCATTTTGAAATCTGAAAATGGAGTTCATCGCTTAGTTCGCATTTCACCATTTGATTCAAATGCTAGAAGACATACTTCTTTCTGTTCCGTTTATGTCAGTCCTATTATTGATGATGATATTCAAATAGATATTAAAGAAAGTGATTTAAAAGTTGACACTTATAGAGCAGGAGGAGCAGGAGGACAGCATGTCAATAGAACTGACTCTGCTGTACGTATGACTCACTTACCTACAGGAATTGTTGTGCAAAGTCAGCAACAGCGCAGCCAAATTCAAAATCGTGAGACATGTTTAAAACTTTTAAAAGCAAAGTTGTATGAGCTAGAAATATCAAAAAGGCAGGCTGAGTCTAAAGCAATTGAAGAAGCAAAAATGGACAATGCATTTGGTTCGCAAATTCGTTCATATGTTTTGCATCCTTATAAATTAGTAAAAGATGTAAGAACTCTTGCCCAAAGTAGCGATCCAAATACAGTGCTAGATGGAGAAATTGAAGAGTTTTGTTTAGAGTATTTAAGACAATATGCTGCTGGTCAATTTAAAGGTAAAGGTGGAACTGAGGATTCAGATTCTATTTAA
- a CDS encoding adenine phosphoribosyltransferase, whose protein sequence is MSIQQDLEKLILTVPDFPKKGISFKDINPLFKNPPVMKKVIQQMAFFANEVKAQHIVGIESRGFFFGIPLALELNIPFVAARKKGKLPGEIISQEYLLEYGTDCIEIQRNSIIKNEKYLIVDDVIATGGTAKATAEIIHKGGAEVCGFSFLIELAFLNGKQLLLPSSPNIQSLLKYS, encoded by the coding sequence ATGTCAATTCAACAAGATTTAGAAAAATTAATTTTAACAGTTCCTGATTTTCCAAAGAAAGGTATAAGCTTTAAAGATATAAATCCATTATTTAAAAATCCTCCAGTAATGAAAAAAGTAATACAGCAAATGGCTTTTTTTGCCAATGAAGTAAAAGCACAGCATATTGTTGGAATTGAAAGCCGTGGTTTCTTTTTTGGCATACCCCTAGCTTTAGAGTTAAATATTCCTTTTGTCGCCGCAAGAAAGAAAGGAAAACTTCCAGGGGAAATCATTTCACAAGAGTATTTATTGGAATATGGAACAGATTGTATAGAAATTCAAAGGAACTCAATTATAAAAAATGAGAAATACCTTATTGTTGATGATGTCATAGCCACCGGAGGAACTGCCAAAGCAACTGCTGAAATTATACATAAAGGAGGGGCTGAAGTTTGTGGTTTTTCTTTTCTCATTGAATTAGCCTTTTTAAATGGCAAACAGTTGCTGCTACCAAGTAGTCCAAATATTCAAAGCCTATTGAAATATTCTTAA
- a CDS encoding response regulator — MLNLNHINILIVDDDDLMREVLAELITLKTKANIFEADNGKDAFKIVQNEKIHCVISDVKMPKGDGISLAKDILTLNKEKPILFICSGQNELDSSKEKELNIKKIFEKPFEMEDILKELFKYFN; from the coding sequence TTGTTGAATTTAAACCATATCAATATTTTAATTGTAGATGATGATGATTTAATGCGTGAAGTTTTAGCAGAATTAATAACTTTAAAAACAAAAGCAAATATTTTTGAAGCAGATAATGGAAAAGATGCATTTAAAATTGTTCAAAATGAAAAAATTCATTGCGTCATTTCAGATGTAAAAATGCCCAAAGGGGATGGAATTTCATTAGCAAAAGACATATTAACTTTGAACAAAGAGAAGCCTATTTTATTTATTTGCTCAGGTCAAAACGAATTAGATTCTAGTAAAGAAAAAGAATTAAACATTAAAAAAATTTTTGAAAAACCTTTTGAAATGGAAGATATTTTAAAAGAGCTTTTCAAATATTTTAATTAA
- a CDS encoding ATP-binding protein, giving the protein MSPIKLISLSIGIILNTFIFYNLYLKYIHSEELIVRELAKDISESIKITLSKYNISLKNIQGIYSIKNNISNEDFELYTKTIDFKKNFKGSLGVGFIRLIFDKDLEKYIQENKNSDIHPKVNTDEHMIVEHIEPPETNPEIKWLDISYDSFRRDAALTSALKNEFTLTRPVNLSQMYEKSLGFYALMPIFDPKGKNPRYFLKGWAFTTIVLEKFLQELDNKLPNNVKIQIEFDNSDLVYTGGFSRFISESKLYKNRSEITKQIGGYNWKIMLTADTKKVMSYIYLLALLYVIISIIIIYTVNKLTNLIIAKNRMLYQKESWFKGVINSSNYLIISTDNSGKILSFNKSAENSLQYKSIELIGKETPLIFYDKDDLESIISHQKSKNQENILLLPKENIQNKLEVNLEKNLNSFDIFIRNIKKYNSSQYTFVRKDGEKFFVKVLISSIHDQFENIIGYLFTAEDLTHEIEVQKIINEQKEQMLYTSKFSQLGEMAANIAHEINTPLSVIIMKSYSIKNKLIENNLEIDKLVSDITKIETTTQKIARIVKSLKMYTRNSEKDNYEKISLNNILQSSLDLSHEKITNNGIELNIQTCENLFTFGKEAELCQVFLNLINNSIDAINNFTEKWINITVTKNENKLILQFTDCGSGISEDIVDNLMKPFFTTKQVGKGTGLGLSISKRIIEMHNGKLYYDRSNKNTTFVIELPSVY; this is encoded by the coding sequence ATGTCGCCTATTAAATTAATATCTTTATCAATTGGTATAATATTAAATACATTTATTTTTTATAATTTGTATTTAAAATATATTCATTCAGAAGAATTAATTGTAAGAGAGTTAGCAAAAGATATATCAGAATCTATAAAAATAACTTTATCTAAATACAATATTAGTTTAAAAAATATTCAAGGTATATATAGCATTAAAAATAATATAAGTAATGAAGATTTTGAATTATATACTAAAACTATAGATTTCAAAAAAAATTTTAAAGGGTCCTTAGGAGTTGGATTTATAAGACTTATTTTCGACAAAGATTTAGAAAAGTATATTCAGGAAAATAAAAATTCAGATATTCATCCGAAGGTAAATACAGATGAGCATATGATTGTAGAACATATCGAACCTCCAGAAACAAATCCTGAAATAAAATGGCTCGATATTTCATACGACAGTTTTCGCAGAGATGCTGCTTTAACATCTGCTCTTAAAAATGAATTTACTTTGACAAGACCCGTAAACTTATCACAAATGTATGAAAAAAGCTTAGGTTTTTATGCCCTAATGCCAATTTTCGATCCTAAAGGAAAAAATCCAAGATATTTTCTAAAAGGATGGGCTTTTACAACAATAGTACTAGAAAAGTTTCTTCAAGAATTAGATAATAAATTACCAAATAATGTAAAAATACAAATTGAATTTGATAATTCAGATCTTGTCTATACTGGCGGATTTTCTCGCTTTATCTCTGAAAGTAAATTATATAAGAATCGTTCTGAAATTACAAAACAAATTGGTGGCTATAATTGGAAAATAATGCTGACAGCCGACACAAAAAAAGTAATGAGTTATATTTATCTTTTAGCACTTCTCTATGTAATTATAAGTATTATTATTATATATACAGTAAATAAATTAACAAATTTAATAATAGCAAAAAATAGAATGCTTTATCAAAAAGAATCTTGGTTTAAAGGGGTCATAAATTCATCTAACTATTTAATAATATCAACTGATAACTCTGGAAAAATATTATCATTTAATAAATCAGCAGAAAACTCTCTGCAATACAAATCTATAGAACTTATAGGAAAAGAAACTCCTCTCATTTTTTATGATAAAGATGATTTAGAGAGTATTATAAGTCATCAAAAATCTAAAAATCAAGAAAATATTTTACTTTTACCGAAAGAAAATATACAAAATAAATTAGAAGTAAATTTAGAAAAAAATTTAAATTCATTTGACATTTTCATTAGAAATATTAAAAAATACAATTCTTCTCAATATACATTTGTTAGAAAAGATGGTGAAAAATTTTTTGTAAAAGTTCTTATTTCATCTATACACGATCAATTTGAAAATATTATTGGCTACTTATTTACGGCTGAAGATTTAACTCATGAAATTGAAGTACAAAAAATAATTAATGAACAAAAAGAACAAATGTTATATACATCAAAATTTTCTCAATTAGGAGAAATGGCAGCAAATATTGCACATGAAATAAATACTCCTTTATCAGTAATTATAATGAAATCATATTCAATAAAAAATAAACTAATAGAAAACAATTTAGAAATTGATAAATTAGTAAGCGATATCACAAAAATAGAAACTACTACCCAAAAAATAGCAAGAATTGTAAAAAGTTTAAAAATGTATACAAGAAATTCAGAAAAAGATAATTATGAAAAAATCAGTTTAAATAACATACTTCAATCAAGCTTAGATCTAAGTCACGAAAAAATTACAAATAATGGTATTGAATTAAATATTCAAACTTGCGAAAATTTATTTACGTTTGGGAAAGAGGCTGAGTTATGTCAAGTTTTTTTAAACTTAATCAATAATTCTATAGATGCTATTAATAATTTTACAGAAAAATGGATAAATATTACTGTAACAAAAAATGAAAATAAATTAATTCTTCAATTTACAGATTGTGGCTCTGGTATTTCAGAAGATATAGTAGATAATCTTATGAAGCCTTTTTTCACAACAAAACAAGTTGGTAAAGGAACAGGTTTAGGTCTAAGTATTTCAAAAAGAATAATTGAAATGCACAATGGAAAACTTTATTATGATCGTTCAAATAAAAATACAACTTTTGTAATTGAACTACCAAGTGTATATTAG
- the ccoN gene encoding cytochrome-c oxidase, cbb3-type subunit I, with the protein MSLEKFRYDDGIVKKFIAAMLIWGIVGMLVGVIIAIQLFYRPFNFDLPWLTFGRLRPLHTNAVIFAFCLNGVFAGIYHSSQRLLKTRMFSDVLSNIHFWGWQLIIVLAAVTLPLGLSTSKEYAELEWPIAILIAVVWVIFAINYFLTIAIRREKILYVSIWFYIATIITVALLHIVNHISLPVTFLKSYSAFSGVRDALVQWWYGHNAVAFVLTTPFLGLGYYYVPKLVNRPIYSYRLSIIHFWSLIFIYMWAGPHHLQYTALPEWIQSLGVVFSVMLIAPSWGGAINFILTIKSAWKEIKSHPSTKFLLAGAIFYLCATLEGPILSFKSVNRVMHYTDWIIGHVHVGALGWNGYILFAMLYWLVPSIYKTELQCKKLANAHFWISFVGILIYCIPMYIAGAMLGFMRESVTDNVLTYPNFMEMVNKILPYYQIRAIGGTLYLVGIIIGTYVIYKTIKKVGKVPDTLVEAHSFSTIEHKKTVYGTVQKAAENLGLVMGMLTLIAVSIGGIVQILPLLINHSTEEKIATLKPYTPLEIEGRDIYIREGCNNCHSQMIRTFKEEEMRYGPYSRAGEFEYDFPHLWGSKTTGPDLQKLGKKYGDIWHYKHMEDPTSMTSNSTMPKYDWLLKDHLDTSYTSDKLKVMAKLGVPYTQEEIDNAVLNLKKQAENIATGIQEQGINANKNAEIIALIAYLQRLGIDGRNALEPSTKKIEGK; encoded by the coding sequence ATGAGTTTGGAAAAGTTTAGGTATGATGATGGCATAGTAAAAAAATTCATTGCTGCAATGCTGATTTGGGGTATTGTTGGCATGTTGGTTGGAGTCATTATTGCCATCCAATTATTTTATCGACCATTTAATTTTGACTTGCCTTGGTTAACCTTTGGACGCTTACGCCCTTTGCATACCAATGCTGTTATTTTTGCCTTTTGTTTAAATGGTGTTTTTGCTGGTATCTATCATTCTTCACAGCGTCTTTTAAAAACAAGAATGTTTAGTGATGTCCTTTCAAATATTCATTTTTGGGGGTGGCAGTTAATTATCGTTCTTGCTGCTGTTACATTACCCCTAGGTTTATCAACATCAAAAGAATACGCAGAATTAGAATGGCCAATAGCAATTTTAATTGCTGTTGTATGGGTTATTTTTGCAATAAATTATTTTCTAACAATTGCAATTAGACGTGAAAAAATTCTGTATGTTTCTATCTGGTTTTATATAGCAACAATTATTACAGTTGCACTGCTTCATATAGTAAATCATATCTCTTTGCCTGTAACTTTCTTAAAAAGTTACAGTGCATTTTCTGGGGTAAGAGATGCATTAGTTCAATGGTGGTATGGGCATAATGCAGTTGCGTTTGTACTAACTACCCCATTTTTGGGATTAGGATACTATTACGTTCCCAAATTAGTAAATAGACCCATTTATTCTTATCGCTTATCAATTATACATTTTTGGTCATTGATTTTTATTTATATGTGGGCTGGTCCTCACCACTTGCAATATACAGCTCTTCCAGAATGGATACAGTCCCTTGGTGTTGTATTTTCTGTGATGTTGATTGCTCCTTCTTGGGGAGGCGCAATTAATTTTATTTTGACAATAAAGTCTGCATGGAAAGAAATCAAATCTCATCCCTCTACAAAATTTTTACTAGCTGGGGCTATTTTTTATTTGTGCGCAACATTAGAAGGTCCTATCCTTTCTTTTAAATCTGTAAATAGAGTTATGCACTATACAGATTGGATTATTGGGCATGTGCACGTGGGTGCTTTAGGGTGGAATGGATATATTTTATTTGCTATGCTTTACTGGCTAGTTCCATCTATTTATAAAACTGAATTGCAATGTAAAAAATTGGCGAATGCACACTTTTGGATCTCTTTTGTAGGAATTCTTATTTATTGTATTCCTATGTATATAGCTGGGGCAATGCTTGGTTTTATGCGAGAAAGTGTTACCGATAATGTGTTAACTTATCCAAATTTTATGGAAATGGTAAACAAAATTCTACCATATTATCAAATAAGAGCTATTGGTGGAACTCTTTATCTTGTAGGAATTATAATTGGAACTTATGTTATTTATAAAACAATTAAAAAGGTTGGAAAAGTTCCTGATACCTTAGTTGAAGCGCATAGTTTTTCAACAATTGAACACAAAAAAACTGTTTATGGAACTGTGCAAAAAGCAGCCGAGAATTTAGGACTAGTCATGGGGATGCTAACTCTTATTGCTGTTTCAATCGGTGGTATTGTGCAAATTCTTCCATTACTAATAAATCATTCTACAGAAGAAAAAATTGCAACTTTAAAACCATATACTCCTTTAGAAATTGAAGGTCGTGATATTTATATTCGTGAAGGATGTAATAATTGTCACTCGCAAATGATCAGAACTTTTAAAGAAGAAGAAATGCGTTATGGACCATATTCGCGTGCTGGTGAATTTGAATATGATTTTCCACACTTATGGGGTTCAAAGACAACTGGACCAGACTTACAAAAGTTAGGAAAAAAATACGGGGATATTTGGCATTATAAACATATGGAAGATCCTACAAGCATGACTTCAAATAGTACTATGCCTAAATACGATTGGCTATTAAAAGATCACTTAGATACATCTTACACAAGCGATAAATTAAAAGTTATGGCTAAATTGGGAGTTCCTTATACTCAAGAAGAAATTGATAATGCTGTATTAAACTTAAAGAAACAAGCTGAAAACATTGCTACTGGTATTCAAGAGCAGGGAATTAACGCTAATAAAAATGCCGAAATAATTGCCTTAATTGCTTACTTGCAAAGATTAGGAATTGATGGACGCAATGCATTAGAACCTTCAACAAAAAAAATTGAGGGGAAATAA
- a CDS encoding cytochrome c produces the protein MTNDNDKKENEKNKKLLDHDFDGIKEYDNPTPFWFQILFYGTIIFAAIYLFYYHIYKNGHPLKDEYLASVGQNNSNSNNGSRDFNYAENIKNKEMIDQGKQAYDTNCASCHGLQGQGGVGPNLTDDYWIIDNTYVAVEKVIDVGVPEKGMPGWKTILGDKKIKALVVYIASIQGSNPPNPKKPEGKEGKLH, from the coding sequence ATGACGAATGATAACGATAAAAAAGAAAATGAAAAAAACAAAAAACTTTTAGACCATGATTTTGATGGTATTAAAGAATATGATAATCCAACTCCATTTTGGTTTCAAATTTTATTTTATGGGACAATTATATTTGCTGCGATATATTTATTTTATTATCACATCTACAAAAATGGACATCCATTAAAAGATGAATATTTAGCATCGGTTGGACAGAATAATTCTAACTCAAATAATGGAAGCAGAGACTTTAATTATGCAGAGAATATAAAGAATAAAGAAATGATAGATCAAGGAAAACAAGCTTATGATACTAATTGTGCTTCATGTCATGGTCTTCAAGGACAGGGTGGAGTAGGTCCAAATTTAACTGACGACTATTGGATTATTGATAATACATATGTTGCTGTTGAAAAGGTTATTGATGTTGGTGTGCCTGAAAAGGGAATGCCTGGTTGGAAAACTATCCTAGGTGATAAAAAAATTAAGGCATTAGTTGTTTATATAGCAAGTATTCAAGGAAGCAATCCTCCAAATCCAAAAAAGCCTGAAGGAAAAGAAGGAAAGTTACATTAA
- a CDS encoding sulfite exporter TauE/SafE family protein codes for MNNFVNIFVPMLSIAAFGFSGSLHCLGMCSPLVASCQKKTWQYFVSRGISYTIIGLISGYLGTFLFKNFLNLSAKKIAILIVFICLIQIYFQLKPSKFFNSKAQNFANFLNKYSPLSQAATLGIITALLPCGFLYSAILMSATFANPWLSAGGMLIFAISTSPILISSRGLTLLFSKRNPNFYKYFSIFILFLIAFIALLRGGFFHSADHKFHSNDETKMECH; via the coding sequence ATGAATAATTTTGTAAACATTTTTGTCCCTATGTTATCAATTGCAGCTTTTGGTTTTTCAGGATCACTTCATTGTTTAGGCATGTGTTCTCCATTAGTTGCATCTTGCCAAAAAAAAACTTGGCAATACTTTGTTAGCAGAGGAATAAGTTACACCATAATTGGACTCATTTCAGGATATTTAGGAACTTTTTTATTCAAAAACTTTTTAAATTTATCTGCAAAAAAAATTGCTATTCTTATAGTTTTCATTTGTCTTATCCAAATTTATTTTCAGCTTAAGCCAAGTAAATTTTTTAATAGTAAAGCTCAAAATTTTGCAAATTTCTTAAACAAATATTCACCTCTTTCTCAAGCTGCCACATTAGGTATTATAACAGCATTATTGCCTTGTGGTTTTTTATATAGCGCCATATTGATGAGTGCTACTTTTGCTAATCCATGGTTGAGTGCGGGAGGTATGCTAATTTTTGCTATTTCAACTTCACCAATATTGATTAGTAGTAGAGGATTGACTTTGCTATTTTCAAAAAGAAATCCAAATTTTTATAAATATTTCTCTATTTTTATCTTGTTCTTAATTGCATTTATAGCTTTATTGAGAGGTGGGTTTTTCCATTCTGCTGATCATAAATTCCATAGCAACGATGAAACAAAAATGGAATGTCATTAA